In Marmota flaviventris isolate mMarFla1 chromosome 17, mMarFla1.hap1, whole genome shotgun sequence, a single genomic region encodes these proteins:
- the Unc119 gene encoding protein unc-119 homolog A yields MKVKKGGGGNGTGPEPAPGASGTSVEPTPEPQAESESGSESEPEAGPGPRSGPLPGKQPIAPEDVLGLQRITGDYLCSPEENIYKIDFVRFKIRDMDSGTVLFEIKKPPASERLPINRRDLDPNAGRFVRYQFTPAFLRLRQVGATVEFTVGDKPVNNFRMIERHYFRNQLLKSFDFHFGFCIPSSKNTCEHIYDFPPLSEELISEMIRHPYETQSDSFYFVDDRLVMHNKADYSYSGTP; encoded by the exons ATGAAGGTGAAGAAGGGCGGAGGTGGGAATGGAACGGGACCAGAGCCCGCTCCAGGAGCCTCGGGCACGAGCGTGGAACCCACGCCGGAGCCGCAGGCGGAATCCGAATCTGGGTCCGAGTCGGAGCCGGAGGCAGGCCCGGGGCCCAGGTCGGGGCCGCTGCCCGGAAAGCAGCCCATCGCGCCGGAGGACGTGCTGGGGCTACAGCGCATCACCGGCG ACTACCTGTGTTCCCCTGAGGAGAATATCTACAAGATCGACTTTGTCAGGTTCAAGATCCGGGACATGGACTCAGGCACTGTCCTCTTTGAAATCAAGAAACCTCCCGCCTCAG AGCGGTTGCCCATCAATCGGCGAGACCTGGATCCCAATGCCGGACGCTTTGTCCGCTACCAGTTCACGCCTGCCTTCCTCCGCCTGAGGCAGGTGGGAGCCAC GGTTGAGTTCACAGTGGGAGACAAGCCAGTCAACAACTTCCGAATGATTGAGAGGCACTACTTCCGCAACCAGCTACTCAAAAGCTTTGACTTCCATTTTGGCTTCTGCATTCCCAGCAGCAAGAACACATGCGAGCACATCTACGACTTCCCCCCTCTCTCTGAGGAGCTGA TCAGCGAGATGATCCGTCACCCATATGAGACACAGTCTGACAGCTTCTACTTCGTGGATGACCGGCTGGTGATGCACAATAAAGCAGACTATTCCTACAGTGGGACACCCTGA